In Ptychodera flava strain L36383 chromosome 21, AS_Pfla_20210202, whole genome shotgun sequence, a genomic segment contains:
- the LOC139122088 gene encoding adiponectin receptor protein 1-like isoform X2, whose product MNLDKSAACIRRRHCNVVNKESATTSAGNKIKEENKRPETKMQMTIISFEKGEKKVQNIDDPDEKEEEQKLTTEDTTDDQSDDIPDELAEVTPLPANAPGRTEKIEKLMRHVLEEGWRVISFHHLPDWLKDNDFLRNYHRPPMPSFRCCFKSIFRIHTETGNIWTHLLGFVAFLVITVLFLTHPSSGFTWQEQAVFMAFFLGAILCLGLSFVFHTVYCHSKSVSRLFSKLDYSGISLLIVGSFIPWLYYSFYCEHVARYAYIILISVLGVAAIFVSLWDKFSTPKFRPLRAGVFIAMGLSAVIPAVHFFIQTGFPSAFEAGAVGWMALMATMYITGAILYAVRVPERFFPGKCDIVFQSHQIFHVLVVAAAFVHYHGISNMAGYRFAIGECLDEE is encoded by the exons ATG AATTTAGACAAATCAGCAGCATGCATTCGTCGTAGACATTGCAACGTAGTAAATAAAGAGTCAGCAACAACATCAGCTGGAAACAAGATTAAAGAAGAAAACAAGAGACCAGAAACCAAGATGCAAATGACCATAATCTCATTTGAGAAAGGAGAGAAGAAGGTGCAAAATATTGATGATCCAgatgaaaaagaagaagaacaaaaattgacaacAGAAGATACAACAGATGATCAG AGTGATGATATTCCTGATGAACTAGCAGAGGTGACTCCACTACCAGCCAATGCACCAGGTAGAACTGAAAAGATTGAAAAACTGATGAGACACGTCCTGGAAGAAGGATGGAGGgttatttcatttcatcatTTACCAGATTGGCTAAAGGACAATGATTTTCTGCGGAACTATCACAGGCCTCCCATGCCATCCTTTAGATGCTGTTTCAAGTCAATTTTTCGAATTCACACAGAAACAGGAAATATATGGACCCATCTTTTAG GGTTTGTGGCATTCCTTGTGATCACAGTGCTGTTTCTAACCCATCCATCATCTGGATTTACATGGCAAGAGCAAGCTGTCTTCATGGCATTCTTCCTGGGTGCTATTCTATGTCTTGGCTTGTCTTTTGTCTTCCACACTGTCTATTGCCACTCCAAATCTGTTTCTAGATTATTTAGCAA GTTGGATTACTCAGGAATTTCACTTCTCATTGTTGGATCCTTTATACCATGGCTTTATTACAGCTTTTACTGTGAACATGTAGCTCGTTACGCatacataattttgataagtgTGCTCGGTGTGGCTGCCATTTTTGTATCATTATGGGATAAATTCAGTACACCAAAATTTCGACCTCTACGTGCAG GTGTGTTTATTGCTATGGGATTGAGTGCCGTTATTCCAGCTGTACACTTTTTCATCCAAACTGGATTCCCATCTGCCTTTGAAGCTGGAGCTGTTGGCTGGATGGCCTTAATGGCCACTATGTACATCACTGGAGCTATACTGTATGCAGTCAGAGTACCTGAAAGATTCTTTCCTGGCAAATGTGATATAGTG ttCCAGAGCCACCAAATTTTCCATGTGTTGGTAGTGGCAGCTGCATTTGTTCATTATCACGGTATTTCCAATATGGCCGGCTATAGATTTGCTATTGGAGAGTGTCTTGATGAAGAATAG
- the LOC139122088 gene encoding adiponectin receptor protein 1-like isoform X1, producing MNLDKSAACIRRRHCNVVNKESATTSAGNKIKEENKRPETKMQMTIISFEKGEKKVQNIDDPDEKEEEQKLTTEDTTDDQVPVCNIPCDSSSIPSEITVSSPTCTCATTDTSTTATTTATTATGTSVNTTIGNSDDIPDELAEVTPLPANAPGRTEKIEKLMRHVLEEGWRVISFHHLPDWLKDNDFLRNYHRPPMPSFRCCFKSIFRIHTETGNIWTHLLGFVAFLVITVLFLTHPSSGFTWQEQAVFMAFFLGAILCLGLSFVFHTVYCHSKSVSRLFSKLDYSGISLLIVGSFIPWLYYSFYCEHVARYAYIILISVLGVAAIFVSLWDKFSTPKFRPLRAGVFIAMGLSAVIPAVHFFIQTGFPSAFEAGAVGWMALMATMYITGAILYAVRVPERFFPGKCDIVFQSHQIFHVLVVAAAFVHYHGISNMAGYRFAIGECLDEE from the exons ATG AATTTAGACAAATCAGCAGCATGCATTCGTCGTAGACATTGCAACGTAGTAAATAAAGAGTCAGCAACAACATCAGCTGGAAACAAGATTAAAGAAGAAAACAAGAGACCAGAAACCAAGATGCAAATGACCATAATCTCATTTGAGAAAGGAGAGAAGAAGGTGCAAAATATTGATGATCCAgatgaaaaagaagaagaacaaaaattgacaacAGAAGATACAACAGATGATCAGGTGCCTGTGTGCAATATACCTTGTGATTCAAGCAGTATCCCATCTGAAATTACTGTATCATCACCAACATGTACATGTGCTACCACTGACACCTCTACTACTGCTACTACTACTGCCACTACTGCTACTGGTACCTCAGTCAATACCACAATAGGAAAT AGTGATGATATTCCTGATGAACTAGCAGAGGTGACTCCACTACCAGCCAATGCACCAGGTAGAACTGAAAAGATTGAAAAACTGATGAGACACGTCCTGGAAGAAGGATGGAGGgttatttcatttcatcatTTACCAGATTGGCTAAAGGACAATGATTTTCTGCGGAACTATCACAGGCCTCCCATGCCATCCTTTAGATGCTGTTTCAAGTCAATTTTTCGAATTCACACAGAAACAGGAAATATATGGACCCATCTTTTAG GGTTTGTGGCATTCCTTGTGATCACAGTGCTGTTTCTAACCCATCCATCATCTGGATTTACATGGCAAGAGCAAGCTGTCTTCATGGCATTCTTCCTGGGTGCTATTCTATGTCTTGGCTTGTCTTTTGTCTTCCACACTGTCTATTGCCACTCCAAATCTGTTTCTAGATTATTTAGCAA GTTGGATTACTCAGGAATTTCACTTCTCATTGTTGGATCCTTTATACCATGGCTTTATTACAGCTTTTACTGTGAACATGTAGCTCGTTACGCatacataattttgataagtgTGCTCGGTGTGGCTGCCATTTTTGTATCATTATGGGATAAATTCAGTACACCAAAATTTCGACCTCTACGTGCAG GTGTGTTTATTGCTATGGGATTGAGTGCCGTTATTCCAGCTGTACACTTTTTCATCCAAACTGGATTCCCATCTGCCTTTGAAGCTGGAGCTGTTGGCTGGATGGCCTTAATGGCCACTATGTACATCACTGGAGCTATACTGTATGCAGTCAGAGTACCTGAAAGATTCTTTCCTGGCAAATGTGATATAGTG ttCCAGAGCCACCAAATTTTCCATGTGTTGGTAGTGGCAGCTGCATTTGTTCATTATCACGGTATTTCCAATATGGCCGGCTATAGATTTGCTATTGGAGAGTGTCTTGATGAAGAATAG